The Solanum lycopersicum chromosome 9, SLM_r2.1 genome window below encodes:
- the LOC101248912 gene encoding endo-1,3;1,4-beta-D-glucanase: MAGTQCCENPPALSSSSGYGSVFELGGLKTYVSGSSDSKKAILLISDIFGYEAPNLRKLADKVAAEGYYVVVPDFFNGDPYNSENKERTIQVWLESHGTDKGFEDAKQVIAALKDKGISAIGAAGFCWGGKVVVQLATSANIQAAVLLHPSFVSVDDFTEVKAPIAILGAELDRPTPPELIMQFKEILSSKPEVDSFVRMYPGVAHGWTVRYNVEDKKAVQSAEEAHQDMLNWFAKHVK; the protein is encoded by the exons ATGGCAGGGACTCAGTGCTGTGAGAATCCACCAGCTTTGAGCTCAAGCAGTGGCTATGGATCTGTTTTTGAACTTGGAGGACTCAAAACCTACGTCTCTGGTTCTTCCGATTCCAAAAAAGCCATCCTCCTCATCTCTGACATTTTTG GTTATGAAGCACCAAATCTGAG GAAGCTTGCTGACAAAGTTGCAGCTGAGGGTTACTATGTGGTGGTTCCTGATTTTTTTAATGGGGATCCTTACAATTCTGAAAATAAGGAGCGGACTATACAAGTCTGGTTAGAATCACATGGAACA GATAAAGGATTTGAAGATGCAAAGCAGGTTATTGCAGCTTTAAAAGATAAAGGCATATCTGCAATTGGAGCAGCAGGTTTTTGCTGGGGTG GAAAGGTGGTTGTACAATTAGCTACATCTGCGAACATTCAAGCTGCAGTGCTATTGCACCCATCATTTGTCTCTGTGGATGATTTTACGG AGGTGAAGGCACCGATAGCTATTTTAGGAGCTGAGTTAGATCGTCCAACTCCTCCTGAGCTTATTATGCAGTTTAAGGAGATTTTATCATCAAAACCTGAG GTGGACAGTTTTGTGAGAATGTATCCTGGTGTTGCCCATGGGTGGACTGTGCGATACAACGTGGAGGACAAGAAGGCTGTGCAGAGTGCTGAAGAAGCTCATCAGGATATGCTGAACTGGTTTGCTAAGCATGTCAAGTGA
- the LOC101249205 gene encoding heavy metal-associated isoprenylated plant protein 44-like, which yields MEPFADVSCILKVDVHCDACKMKMVEVLSSVCGVYALTINAEKGEVNVCGEVDPNLLVKALKGTGKHAEIVHIKLKHPSLITPTAHYRPYSGYGHGYHGLGYGYGHGHGYGYSRGHDYYNTMPMSPYNYSMRRSMTMEQPHYYGHHASSYPRYRPFYY from the exons ATGGAGCCCTTTGCAGATGTG aGTTGCATATTGAAAGTGGATGTTCATTGCGATGCATGCAAGATGAAGATGGTGGAAGTGTTAAGCTCCGTATGCG gtgtgtatgcattgacaaTAAATGCAGAAAAAGGGGAAGTAAATGTATGTGGAGAAGTTGATCCCAACTTATTAGTGAAGGCACTAAAAGGAACAGGAAAACATGCAGAAATAGTACATATAAAGCTTAAGCATCCTTCTCTTATTACTCCCACAGCACATTATCGTCCTTACAGTGGTTATGGCCATGGTTACCATGGCCTTGGCTACGGTTACGGCCATGGCCACGGCTATGGTTATAGTCGTGGCCATGACTACTATAACACAATGCCAATGAGTCCATACAATTATTCAATGAGAAGATCCATGACGATGGAGCAACCTCACTACTATGGTCATCATGCTTCTTCATATCCTAG GTATCGGCcattttactattaa
- the LOC101249487 gene encoding small RNA degrading nuclease 1 isoform X2 produces the protein MEFEPSKVPIQPLSTLRHKCSACFKQYKKKEHLIEHIKTSYHSVHDPKCGVCNKHCKSFESLREHVAGPLSKVNCSSIFAERGCILCLKICSSVDSLNEHKEICHLTTPRPIDTIEMLYSEDGVDISNGISSIRSREAVAIDCEMVGGGSDCSLDLCARVCLVDEDEKLIFHTFVLPQIPVTDYRYEITGMTEVNLRDAMPLNEVRERILQILHNGESISRVRLDGGRAKLLVGHNLEKHLDCLKMNYPDHLWR, from the exons ATGGAATTCGAACCCTCAAAAGTTCCTATACAACCCCTCTCCACTTTACG GCACAAATGTTCTGCTTGTTTCAAGCAGTATAAGAAGAAGGAACATCTCATTGAACATATAAAAACGTCTTATCATTCGGTTCATGACCCTAAATGTGGTGTTTGTAACAAGCATTGCAAATCGTTTGAATCACTAAGGGAGCACGTTGCTG GTCCATTGTCCAAAGTGAATTGTTCAAGCATCTTTGCAGAAAGAGGCTGCATTTTGTGTCTGAAAATCTGCAGCAGCGTGGACTCTCTCAATGAGCATAAGGAAATATGTCATCTAACCACTCCTCGACCCATT GATACAATTGAGATGCTTTATTCCGAAGACGGAGTGGATATAAGCAATGGAATTAGCAGCATAAGAAGTCGGGAAGCAGTTGCCATAGATTGTGAAATGGTTGGAGGGGGAAGTGATTGTTCACTAGACCTTTGTGCAAGGGTATGCCTAGTTGACGAAGATGAGAAGCTTATTTTTCACACTTTTGTTCTACCTCAGATTCCTGTGACTGATTATAG GTATGAAATTACTGGTATGACAGAGGTAAATCTACGAGATGCCATGCCTCTGAATGAAGTCCGGGAGAGAATTTTGCAGATTCTTCACAATGGAGAGTCAATTAGTAGAGTAAGATTGGATGGTGGAAGAGCAAAATTACTTGTTGGCCATAACCTTGAGAAGCACCTGGATTGCCTGAAAATGAATTATCCTGATCATCTTTGGAGGTAA
- the LOC101249487 gene encoding RNA exonuclease 4 isoform X1, with product MEFEPSKVPIQPLSTLRHKCSACFKQYKKKEHLIEHIKTSYHSVHDPKCGVCNKHCKSFESLREHVAGPLSKVNCSSIFAERGCILCLKICSSVDSLNEHKEICHLTTPRPIDTIEMLYSEDGVDISNGISSIRSREAVAIDCEMVGGGSDCSLDLCARVCLVDEDEKLIFHTFVLPQIPVTDYRYEITGMTEVNLRDAMPLNEVRERILQILHNGESISRVRLDGGRAKLLVGHNLEKHLDCLKMNYPDHLWRDTATYRPLMKTNFVSHSLKYLTKTYLGYDIQVGSHDPYQDSVSVMRLYKKIRSQDHPMEGTIRASNSPALSFSSSSDPWKSMAHENMTPNELLEISRSNYKCWCLDSWDAAQR from the exons ATGGAATTCGAACCCTCAAAAGTTCCTATACAACCCCTCTCCACTTTACG GCACAAATGTTCTGCTTGTTTCAAGCAGTATAAGAAGAAGGAACATCTCATTGAACATATAAAAACGTCTTATCATTCGGTTCATGACCCTAAATGTGGTGTTTGTAACAAGCATTGCAAATCGTTTGAATCACTAAGGGAGCACGTTGCTG GTCCATTGTCCAAAGTGAATTGTTCAAGCATCTTTGCAGAAAGAGGCTGCATTTTGTGTCTGAAAATCTGCAGCAGCGTGGACTCTCTCAATGAGCATAAGGAAATATGTCATCTAACCACTCCTCGACCCATT GATACAATTGAGATGCTTTATTCCGAAGACGGAGTGGATATAAGCAATGGAATTAGCAGCATAAGAAGTCGGGAAGCAGTTGCCATAGATTGTGAAATGGTTGGAGGGGGAAGTGATTGTTCACTAGACCTTTGTGCAAGGGTATGCCTAGTTGACGAAGATGAGAAGCTTATTTTTCACACTTTTGTTCTACCTCAGATTCCTGTGACTGATTATAG GTATGAAATTACTGGTATGACAGAGGTAAATCTACGAGATGCCATGCCTCTGAATGAAGTCCGGGAGAGAATTTTGCAGATTCTTCACAATGGAGAGTCAATTAGTAGAGTAAGATTGGATGGTGGAAGAGCAAAATTACTTGTTGGCCATAACCTTGAGAAGCACCTGGATTGCCTGAAAATGAATTATCCTGATCATCTTTGGAG AGATACTGCAACATATCGACCCCTGATGAAGACCAATTTTGTCAGCCACTCTCTGAAATATCTAACCAAGACTTATCTAGG ATATGATATCCAAGTTGGTTCCCATGATCCTTACCAAGATTCAGTGTCTGTCATGCGGTTGTATAAGAAGATCCGCTCACAAGACCACCCAATGGAAGGGACTATTAGGGCATCAAATTCACCGGCTCTAAGCTTTAGCAGTAGCTCTGATCCATGGAAATCCATGGCACACGAGAACATGACGCCTAATGAGCTGTTAGAGATATCAAGATCCAACTATAAGTGTTGGTGTCTTGATTCTTGGGATGCAGCGCAGAGGTGA